The Chthoniobacterales bacterium genome segment ACGAAAGCGGCGAAAGTCGGCGGCAAGAACACCTTGGTCGTGGAGCTCGATCCGCGTTACGAGGGATGGTGGTATGAAGGCGGCGGCATCTACCGCCATGCCCGGATGGTGACCCTCGATCCGGTCCACATCGCGCCGGACGGAGTCTTCGTCATGCCTCAGGTCGAGAACCCCGGCGATGGCGTGAAGGCCGATGCCGACGTCAAGATCAACACCGATCTGGCCAACACCAGCGACGCGCCTTCCAAGGCGACGATCCAGAGCGAGATCCTCGACGCCAAGGGCAAGGTCCTCGCCACAAAGTCCGTCACCCAGGCCCTCGCGGTCGGGGCCGACGCAAAGGTCACCCAATCGATTCCCCTGCCCGGAGCCACGCTCTGGTCGCTGGAGAACCCGCATCTCTACAAGCTGCGCAGCACCGTCACCGTATCTGGAAAAATTGTCGATCAGGTGACAACGAACTTCGGCGTGCGGCACATTCGCTTCGACGCCAAGAGCGGCCTCTTCCTCAACGGCAAGCACGTTAAACTCAAGGGCGTCAACATGCACCAGGACCACGCCGGAGTCGGCGTTGCCGTGCCCGACCGCCTGTTCACCTGGCGGCTCGAACGCCTGAAGGAAATGGGCTGCAACTCCATTCGCATGTCCCACAATCCGGTCACCTCCTTCCTGCTCGACGAGTGCGACCGCATGGGCATCCTCGTCATGGCCGAGAATCGCAACATGGGGGACCTCTATGTCGATCAGACGCCGAAGGACGCGCCAGCCGTCGAGCACCGTGAACTCAGCGCGCTGGTGCTGCGCGACCGCAACCACCCGAGCATCTTCTGCTGGTCGCTTTGCAACGAGCAGTGGATCTCGGGCACCCCCGAATCCGGAGCCATGGTGCGGGCGATGATGAAACGCGTCCGCGAGCTCGACCCGACCCGCCCGATCACTGCGGCGCTCAACGGCGGATTCGACACGCCCCAGGGCATCATTGGGCAAATCGACCTGATTGGCATCAACTACAACCCTTGGGCGTATGACCCCGTGCATGCGCGGTTTCCCGACATCCCGATCGTGGCCTCCGAGATCGCCAGCGAGATCGGCACGCGCGGAATCTATGCGACCGAGCATTGGGAGGACTACTACGGCGACCGCGCGCGCGGCTACGCTTCGGCCTACAGCATCACCGCCGGCCCGGCGGGACAGACCGTGGAAAAGGCCTGGCCGCCCGTCGCGACGCGGGACAACATCGCCGGCGGCTTCGTCTGGGCGGGCTTCGACTACAAAGGCGAGCCCCGGCCCTTCGGGTGGCCGGTCATCAACTGCCACTACGGCTTCTTCGACATCTGCGGATTTCCGAAGGACAGCTATTACTACTACAAGGCCTGGTGGACCAATCAGCCGGTGCTGCACGTCTTCCCGCACTGGAACTGGCCGGGCAAGGACGGCGAGGAAATCGCCGTCTGGGTGCATAGCAACTGCGACGAAGTCGAGCTTTTCCTCAATGGGAAATCGCTGGGCAAACAAACCGTCCAGCCGCTCCATCATCTCGAGTGGAAGGTGAAATACCAGCCCGGCACCCTGCTGGCGCGCGGGTTCAAGGGCGGCAAGGAGGTTCTCACCGACAAGGTCGAGACCACCGGCCAGCCCGCCACGTTGAAACTCACGACGGATCGCGCCACGATCGCCGCGGACGGCGCGGACGGCGCGGATGTCGCCGTCCTCACGGTGCAGGTCGCCGACGCGAAGGGGCGCATGATTCCCACCGCGGGCGACGCCATCGCCTTTGAAATCACCGGTCCAGGCAAGATCATCGGCGTCGGCAATGGCGACCCGTCGTCGCACGAGCCGGACCAGTTCGTCGCGACCAAGGAGAATCCGTCGCCGACCTGGAGCCGCAGTCTCTTCAACGGCCTCGCGCAGATCATCGTGCAATCCACGAAAGACGCCGGCAAAATCAAACTCACCGCGACCGGCAAGGGCCTCACGCCCGCCTCGGTCACCCTGCAAACGCAACCGTGAATTTATCTCCATCCCATTCCATGAAACGCATCAGCTTATCCCTCATCTCGTTTGCCTGCCTCACCGTATCGGCGCTGGCCGCGGATTCTCCCCGCGAGCGGCTGTCGATGGACTCCGATTGGCGGTTCGCCCTCGGCCACGCCAAAGATGCGACGAAGGATTTCGATCCTCCGGCCGATGGGTTCACGTATCTGTCCAAGACGGGATTCGGCAATGGCGCACGCGCGGAGAACTTCGACGACAGCGGCTGGCGCAAGCTCGATCTGCCGCACGATTGGGCGGTGGAGCTGCCGTTCAGCGATAAAGGCAGCAACAGTCACGGTTACAAGGCGATCGGCAAGAACTTCCCTGAGAATAGCGTCGGGTGGTATCGCAAGAAGTTCACCGTCCCGGCGTCCGATCTCGGCAAGCGCATCAGCATCGAGTTCGACGGCGTGTTCCGCGATTCCAAGGTCTGGATCAACGGCCACTTCCTCGGCGACGAGCCCAGCGGCTACAGCAGCTTCTCTCGCAACTTCACCGAGTTCCTGAACTACGGCGGCGAAAACTTCATCGCCGTGCGCGTGGACGCGTCGCAGCAGGAGGGCTGGTTCTACGAGGGCGCGGGCATCTACCGCCACGTCTGGCTCGTGAAGACCGAACCGCTGCACATCGCGAAGAACGGGACATTCGTGACTTCCGAGCTCAAGGACAAGTCTGCGGACGTGACGGCCCGCGTGGCCGTCGTGAACGAAGGCGAGGAGCCCTCGACGTTCGACATCGGGCAAACCATCCTCGATGCCTCGGGCCAAACCATCGCCACGGCACAGGCAGAACAACTCAATCTCGCGTCGGGTGCGCGCGGCGAGTTCAGCCACACGATTCCCGTCGCCGATCCCAAGCTCTGGTCCATCGACACGCCGAACCTCCACAAACTCGTCACGACGATCACCTCCGGCGGCAAGGTCGTGGATCGCACCGAAACGATGTTCGGCATTCGCTCGATCCGCTTCGACGCGAACGAGGGATTCTTCCTCAACGGCAAGCACGTGAAGCTCAAGGGCACGGACAACCATCAGGACCACGCCGGCGTCGGCGCGGCCATCCCCGACGCGCTGCAAGTATGGCGCATCGAGCAGTTGAAGAAATTTGGCTGCAACGCCATTCGCTGCTCGCACAACCCCCCCACGCCCGAGTTCCTCGACGCGTGCGACCGGCTCGGCATGGTGGTAATTGACGAGAACCGCCTGATGGGCACGACCGATTTTCACCACGATCATCTGCGGAGGCTGATCGAGCGCGACCGCAACCACCCGAGCGTCGTCCTTTGGTCGATCGGCAACGAGGAATGGAAGGTCGAGGGCGGCGACACGGGCGCGCGTATCGCCTCGACGATGCAGCGCTGGACGAAGCAGCTCGATCCCACGCGGCCCGTCACCCTCGCCATCAGCGGCGGCTGGGGGCATGGCTTCTCGGAAGTCATCGAAGTCGCGGGGTTGAACTACCTCGGCAACATGAAGAAAGGCGGCTTCACAACCGACCAATGGCACGCGCGCAAGCCGGATCAGCCGATCATCGGCACCGAGGAATGCGCCTTCAGCCAGACCCGTGGCATCTACTTCGACGACCCCGCGAATTGCCACCTGCGCGCCTACGACTGGCATCCGTCGAATGATTGGGGGTCGGACTTGGAAGCCGCGTGGAAGCACTACGCGGAACGGCCATTCCTCGCAGGCATGTGCATCTGGACCGGCTTCGACTATCGCGGCGAGCCGACGCCGTTCGGCTGGCCGGCCATCGGGTCGCAATTCGGCATCCTCGACCTCTGCGGCTTCCCGAAGGACGGCGCGTTTTATCTGAAATCCTGGTGGACCGACGAGCCGGTGCTGCACGTCTTTCCGCACTGGAACTGGACGGGTAAAGAAGGCCAGGAAATCAGCGTCTGGGCACACAGCAACTGCGATGAGGTGGAGCTTTTCCTCAATGGCAAGAGCCAGGGACGAAAGAAGATGACCAAAAATTCGCACCTCGAATGGCCCGTGAAATACACGCCCGGCACCCTGCTGGCGCGAGGCTACAAGGACGGCAAGGAAGTCCTCACGACCAAGGTGGAAACCACCGGCCAGCCCATAGCGGTGAAACTCACGCAGGATCGCACCACGCTCGCCGCCGATGGCACGGATGTCGCCGTCTTCACCGTGCAGGTCGTCGACGACAAGGGACGCATGGTTCCCACGGCGGGCAACGCGATCAGCTTCGTCCTCACCGGTCCCGGGAAAATCATCGGTGTCGGCAACGGCGATCCCTCGTCGCACGAGCCGGACCAATTTCTCGCGACCAAGGACGCGCCGTCGCCCGCCTGGCATCGCAACCTGTTCAACGGCCTTGCGCAGGTTATCGTGCAAACCACGCGCGACGTCGGCGAGATCAAACTCACCGCCACGTCCGACGGCCTCACGCCTGTAACCGCAGTGTTGAAGTCGCAACCTTGCACCCCGCGTCCATCGGTTCCATGAATTCCAATTTCCCGAAAGACAACGGAACCATGAGCAAACACAAACATTCCATTCCCTTCTATTTTGCGTGTTCGCGCTGGCCTTTATGCTTTGTCCTATGTTTGCCAAAGGGAAGTCCGACCTGTCGGTCGATATACTTACTCCTCCTCCATCCGCAGCGCCCCGGATCAATGGACCGTCGGTTTTTGGCGTCCGGCAGGGATCGCATTTCCTTTATGCGGTTCCGGCAAGTGGCAGTCGTCCCATGGAGTTCGGTGCCGAAGGTCTTCCCGAGGGGCTAAGTATTGAACCTCAATCCGACCGCATCACCGGCAAAGTTGAAAAGGCAGGGTCTATGAGGTCGTCTTGAAAGCCGGGAATGGGGTGGATTCGGCCACTCGCAAGTTCCGGATTGTTGTCGGGAAGGAAATTGCGCTGACGCCACCGATGGGCTGGAACAGTTGGAATAGTTGGGCCGTCAACGTCTATCAGGAAAAGGTGCTGGAATCTGCGCACATTCTGGTTTCGTCCGGTTTGGCCAACCACGGCTGGTCCTATGTGAACATCGACGACTCGTGGCAGGGCCGGCGGGAGGGCGCGGACAAGGCGTTGCTGGCCAACGACAAATTCCCGGATATGGCGGGCTTGTGCGCCTCCATTCATGCCTTGGGACTCAAGGCGGGAATCTATTCCACTCCTTGGATGACCTCCTACGCCAATTATCCCGGAGGCTCGTCCGACAATCCCGAAGGCGAATGGTCGCGTGAACGGCTGGGGGAGAAGGCGGGTCAGAAAATCGGGCCAATCAGTTTCGCGAAGGCGGATGCCCGGCA includes the following:
- a CDS encoding glycoside hydrolase family 27 protein, translating into MKAGNGVDSATRKFRIVVGKEIALTPPMGWNSWNSWAVNVYQEKVLESAHILVSSGLANHGWSYVNIDDSWQGRREGADKALLANDKFPDMAGLCASIHALGLKAGIYSTPWMTSYANYPGGSSDNPEGEWSRERLGEKAGQKIGPISFAKADARQFAEWGFDYLKYDWNPNDVDSTREMSEALRSTGRDIVFSLSNSAPFEKRNELSRWSNAWRTTGDIWDHWEPSEDQAYHVSLSQIIDANERWT
- the galA gene encoding beta-galactosidase GalA; the encoded protein is MKRISLSLISFACLTVSALAADSPRERLSMDSDWRFALGHAKDATKDFDPPADGFTYLSKTGFGNGARAENFDDSGWRKLDLPHDWAVELPFSDKGSNSHGYKAIGKNFPENSVGWYRKKFTVPASDLGKRISIEFDGVFRDSKVWINGHFLGDEPSGYSSFSRNFTEFLNYGGENFIAVRVDASQQEGWFYEGAGIYRHVWLVKTEPLHIAKNGTFVTSELKDKSADVTARVAVVNEGEEPSTFDIGQTILDASGQTIATAQAEQLNLASGARGEFSHTIPVADPKLWSIDTPNLHKLVTTITSGGKVVDRTETMFGIRSIRFDANEGFFLNGKHVKLKGTDNHQDHAGVGAAIPDALQVWRIEQLKKFGCNAIRCSHNPPTPEFLDACDRLGMVVIDENRLMGTTDFHHDHLRRLIERDRNHPSVVLWSIGNEEWKVEGGDTGARIASTMQRWTKQLDPTRPVTLAISGGWGHGFSEVIEVAGLNYLGNMKKGGFTTDQWHARKPDQPIIGTEECAFSQTRGIYFDDPANCHLRAYDWHPSNDWGSDLEAAWKHYAERPFLAGMCIWTGFDYRGEPTPFGWPAIGSQFGILDLCGFPKDGAFYLKSWWTDEPVLHVFPHWNWTGKEGQEISVWAHSNCDEVELFLNGKSQGRKKMTKNSHLEWPVKYTPGTLLARGYKDGKEVLTTKVETTGQPIAVKLTQDRTTLAADGTDVAVFTVQVVDDKGRMVPTAGNAISFVLTGPGKIIGVGNGDPSSHEPDQFLATKDAPSPAWHRNLFNGLAQVIVQTTRDVGEIKLTATSDGLTPVTAVLKSQPCTPRPSVP
- the galA gene encoding beta-galactosidase GalA, yielding MPLRLHLSLAVVLFCATAMNLTSAGAAPNNGADGKSPRVVQSLDRDWRFHLGAVPDATAPGYDDSGWRRVDVPHDYVVEGKFVENDPTEKKGGRPDWFWCHAFLPVQPAVYRKELSIPASNKGKTLWLEFDGVFNNSRYWLNGQEVYSQYSGYTRARFDITKAAKVGGKNTLVVELDPRYEGWWYEGGGIYRHARMVTLDPVHIAPDGVFVMPQVENPGDGVKADADVKINTDLANTSDAPSKATIQSEILDAKGKVLATKSVTQALAVGADAKVTQSIPLPGATLWSLENPHLYKLRSTVTVSGKIVDQVTTNFGVRHIRFDAKSGLFLNGKHVKLKGVNMHQDHAGVGVAVPDRLFTWRLERLKEMGCNSIRMSHNPVTSFLLDECDRMGILVMAENRNMGDLYVDQTPKDAPAVEHRELSALVLRDRNHPSIFCWSLCNEQWISGTPESGAMVRAMMKRVRELDPTRPITAALNGGFDTPQGIIGQIDLIGINYNPWAYDPVHARFPDIPIVASEIASEIGTRGIYATEHWEDYYGDRARGYASAYSITAGPAGQTVEKAWPPVATRDNIAGGFVWAGFDYKGEPRPFGWPVINCHYGFFDICGFPKDSYYYYKAWWTNQPVLHVFPHWNWPGKDGEEIAVWVHSNCDEVELFLNGKSLGKQTVQPLHHLEWKVKYQPGTLLARGFKGGKEVLTDKVETTGQPATLKLTTDRATIAADGADGADVAVLTVQVADAKGRMIPTAGDAIAFEITGPGKIIGVGNGDPSSHEPDQFVATKENPSPTWSRSLFNGLAQIIVQSTKDAGKIKLTATGKGLTPASVTLQTQP